A region of Toxorhynchites rutilus septentrionalis strain SRP chromosome 1, ASM2978413v1, whole genome shotgun sequence DNA encodes the following proteins:
- the LOC129768848 gene encoding ADP,ATP carrier protein 2, producing MPGLADPVAFLKDFAAGGISAAISKTAVAPIERVKLLLQVQHISKQIAEADRYKGMVDCFVRIPREQGVTAYWRGNMANVIRYFPTQALNFAFKDKYKQVFLGGVDKNTQFMRYFVGNLASGGMAGATSLCFVYPLDFARTRLAADVGKGGGEREFKGLGDCLTKIFRSDGLVGLYRGFGVSVQGIIIYRAAYFGFYDTARGMLPNPKTTPFYVSWAIAQVVTTVAGIVSYPFDTVRRRMMMQSGRAKSEMVYKGTLHCWATIAKQEGSGAFFKGAFSNVLRGTGGAFVLVLYDEIKKLL from the exons ATGCCGGGACTAGCAGATCCAGTTGCCTTCTTGAAGGATTTTGCCGCCGGTGGTATCTCAGCGGCCATCTCCAAAACCGCTGTGGCACCAATCGAGCGCGTCAAGCTGCTGCTTCAGGTTCAGCATATCTCCAAACAGATCGCCGAAGCCGACCGCTACAAGGGTATGGTCGATTGTTTCGTGCGCATCCCCCGCGAGCAAGGCGTTACCGCTTACTGGCGTGGTAACATGGCAAACGTTATCCGGTACTTCCCGACCCAGGCGCTGAATTTCGCCTTCAAGGACAAGTACAAGCAGGTCTTCCTCGGTGGTGTCGATAAAAACACCCAATTTATGCGCTACTTCGTCGGTAACCTGGCTTCCGGTGGTATGGCTGGTGCCACCTCGTTGTGCTTCGTCTACCCCCTCGATTTCGCCCGAACCCG TCTGGCCGCCGATGTCGGTAAGGGAGGCGGCGAGCGAGAGTTCAAGGGTCTGGGTGATTGTCTCACCAAAATCTTCCGTTCTGACGGTCTTGTCGGTCTGTACCGAGGTTTCGGAGTATCTGTTCAGG GTATCATCATCTACCGAGCTGCCTATTTCGGCTTCTACGACACTGCTCGTGGCATGCTGCCGAATCCAAAGACCACTCCATTCTACGTCAGTTGGGCTATTGCTCAG GTCGTCACCACCGTTGCCGGCATCGTATCGTATCCCTTTGATACCGTCCGCCGTCGTATGATGATGCAATCGGGTCGTGCAAAGTCCGAGATGGTTTACAAGGGCACTCTTCACTGCTGGGCAACTATCGCCAAACAAGAGGGCAGTGGCGCCTTCTTCAAAGGTGCCTTCTCCAATGTCCTCCGTGGTACCGGTGGTGCTTTCGTACTTGTGCTGTACGATGAAATCAAGAAACTGCTATAA